The genome window TCCAGCCCAGAAAGGAAATATATCTGGGCCTGATGAGGGGATGGAGAACACTAAGAGTGAGGCTAGCTCAGAAGATTTCCGTGGGAGCATTCGACACATATAAAGATATTGATTCATATTCCGTCTTTCTATATGGTGTCAACGTGCCATGACCATCATTGATGCATTCGGGCATCTCCGACTGATACTGATAAGCCCACTACTTAAGCATCATTTTTCCCCGCATTCTTCCCTCAACTCATCCCACTTCTTCCACTTTCTCCCATATCACACTCAATCATTCTTTACATCTAAAGCATGGAAGGCCTCACTCCCTCACAACTCGCCTTCTTCCGTGAGAACGGCTACCTCGTCATTCCCGGCTTTCTCTCCCCAGAGGACATCACCTCCCTCCTGACCGAGACCAACAAATTCCTCGACGACTTCCCACTAGAATCCCACCCACTCACCAAATTCACCACTGGCGATGACGAAACCGACGAAAACAACACCCACGTCGGCGACGACTACTTCCTGACCTCCGGCGACAAAatccgcttcttctttgaaCCGgaagccttctcctccacccccgACCCCGCAACAGGCAAGCCCACCCTCCTCAAGCCCAAACAGCAAGCAATCAACAAGATCGGACATGCATTGCACTcactctcctctcccttcgAGAAAGTCTCCCTGAGCGCGCGCAATGCCGCTATCGCCAAGTCGCTGGGCTTCGTGGACCCGCGCGTGCTGCAGAGTATGGTGATCTGCAAGCAGCCCGGGATCGGGGGCGCGGTGCCGCCGCACCGGGACTCGGAGTTTCTGTATACGAGGCCGCCGTCAGCGGTGGGATGGTGGTTTGCGCTGCAGGATGCGGGCCCGGGGAATGCGACGCTGGGGATGTGGAAAGGTTCGCATCGGCAGGGGATCAAGCGGCGGTTCGTGAGGAAGGTCGGGGAGAATGGGAAGGTTCTTGGGACGGAGTTTGTGGAGAATGATGGGCCTAAGATGCCGAGGGGTGCGGAGGGTGACGGTCAGGATCCGGACCAGGGACCGGATGTTAAGGATGAGAATTTCGAGATtctggatatcaaggccGGGTCGCTAGTGCTGATTCATGGGAACGTGCTGCATATGAGCGAGAAAAATACCAGCCCGCGCAGCCGGTTTGCATATACATTCCATGTCATTGAGGGTGCGGACGGATGGGATTATGATGAGAGGAACTGGCTGCAGCCTCCGGAGGGCGGAGAGTTCTCCAAGCTGTATCGGTAGGAGACCAGCAGCATTGTATATATCTTTCTACTGGTTTGAGGTGACCTCTTAGACATCTGAAACGCCAGTCTGCATAGGCTTCCAGATTGTGTCCAATATCATGTAGCATAGAAGCCCGTCATTCTGGGTTGTCTCTGCGTCACAATCACCGTCTAGCTGTTGACCCTCTTGCAATGTTTCCTGCAGCTACGGCAGCAGGCTTGCACTTTCACTGACCCATACCTAGTCCTTGGGACTAGGAGGAATATGCCAACGTAGTCAACTGTACGAGATGTAGCGTATGAGTTTGCCTCATAATACAAAAAAGTAGACTTGGGTTATAAGCTCAGTCAGTGTGCCCGAGTGGTTAAGGGGAGTGATTAGAAATCACTTGGCTTCGGCCGCATAGGTTCGAGTCCTATCGCTGACGTTTTTTTGTATTTTCTATGTTCATGAtttacttttttttctcgcCAATCTACTAGGGCCACCAGGCCTATCGTCAGTCATTGGTCGCAGTACGAGGCAGTTTGTCTGATTTGCTTGTTATAAAGATAGCGATGTGCTAGTACAAGACTATTCAAGGCCAGTAGGTAGTGACCATGCCTCGCTCCCAACGTTCCAACATGACCTGATATTAGCTTAAATACCGACTCTCTTTGTTTCTACTTATTCGGATGACTGTAATGAACTGGCGCCATTTGATCATGGTTAGCTATTTTGTAGATAGATGCAGCCTGTGGGATGGCATCTCTCCTCCAGTACCCCATAGTCCCTTATCTTATCAGATCCCTCCCAAAGCGGTGCATTTCGGTCTACAGTATATCCGCCGCACCCCTGACAGCTGTCACCCACCTATTATCTACCCATCATCAGCTCAATCTCAACAAAGAAACCTAGGTGAAAATGGATCCCGACGCAAGCGTACCAGTCGATGAGCCATCCGTCTTCAACTAcgtcctctccttcctcctcgtcggcatAGCATGGGGCTTCACGACGCCATTCATCCGCCGCGCGGCAGCGGACTTCAACGCTCGGCAGGAAGCACTCCAGAAACCACAGTCCCAGATGGTGCCACAGACACAATCGGCACAGTCgacagaagagcaggagctaCAGGATCAAAACCAGGGCGTAGCCTGCAGTACAAAGAATGGACATGGTCACGAAAGCGAAGAGGACCAGGACTCGGAATCGGGAGAGGAGGATCAACCTCTGACGGGGCGatcaacagcagcaagcacagcagcagcggaggGTAGCTCTCGTGTCCCAGCGTGGATGAAACCAAAGTCCACATCCTCGTGGCTCAAGACCAAAATCGTGACTGTCTTCTGGACGGTTTTTAATCTCCTCCGCACGCCGGCGTATTCCGTCCCGCTTGTTATCAATCTGACGGGGAGTATTTGGTTCTTTTTGTTGGTTGGGAAGCATGGTATGTCCTCGCTCTCTCACACACTACATACACTACCTCACCTAACTCAacctttatttttttttattgttGACCATGCTGATATCTCATAGAGTTGTCATTAACCGTCCCATTGGCGAATTCGAGTGCATTCCTCTTCACGGTCCTCGGGGAGTGGTATGTTGAGCGTAAGGTCATTGAGAAAGAGACGTGGTTGGGAATGGCGCTTGTCCTCGGCGGTATTGGGATCTGTGTGCATTCAAAGAATCAGAATTAGTTGTTATGTTGCATTCAAATAGGTTGCAGTAAAATAAACCCTTCGAGGGTAATCGCAGAAGAACGGTGGGCCAAAAATGAAAAGTGATTgcatcatccgtgaatcgaacacgggcctcgtcgatggcaacgacgaattctaccactagaccaatgatgctTCTTATTAAAAGATCTTTATTCTTTTGGCTATAAGTTCCATGATGCATAGGGCTCCAGAGACTACCAAGGACGACGGCAGTCCTATGCTCCTGCTGAATGAATGTAAACCTCGATCATCAAATCAGACTGCATCCAAGAGTGAAGCAAGGCTAGAAATGAGGATAGAATCTGAGAAACCAATGCTTATCTTCAACAGCACGGGCAACAATCTCCATGGGTATCCCAGCCTTAAGGATCGAGCAGAGAGAGACGAAAGGACAGAATTTGTGAAAAGAGACAGTATAATTCATtatctagatatttatatctcAAGTACAATATAGCATAATGATGTCACATCCCATACTTAAGGCAATCCCACACATTGTATGATGCCCTGTATGCCCCTCCCAAACAAATGGTATCTACACAATACATCGCAATCATCTTTTAACAAAACAGAATCAAACAAAACATCAAGAGCATCGTTGGCCGCTCCGTATCATAAAAcatttcttcatcattcAGAGTACCATACTGAGCCCGCAGTGGTATCGTGGCCAAACGTCAGTATAGAGCGGGGTGCGTACAATCACATGGGAAGGAAAAGACTAGAGAAATAACATCAAACGCCTCGGAACTGTGCGAAGCATTAGCGTGTGAAAGCAGTATGGAAAAGTCGAATATCCTTGAACATACCATGCGAACGACCAGGAACCACATTGCTCCAATGAATTTAAATATCGAGAGACCAGCCACACTCCAGAGCACGACAGCCATGTAGATTGTGGCCCTGTCATCATCCGTCGCATTTTTGTCGCTGTTGAATCGGTCCAGACCAGCTGCGCTCAGGACAACAGCGCCCAGTGCAAAGTTGCAAAACACCCAAGCGAGCACGACCGCGCTTCGGAACCCTTTGTAATAGTCGGCCTGACGTTCCTCTTCCGAAATGACTTTGGTCTCCTTGGGTGGTTTCTGTGCGAATTTGGCCAGTTCTGCCTCATACTGCGCGTTAAGATCTCCATCGTCCTGTGGGATATCAACGTCAACCTTCCCGCCGGGTTTCATGTTGGCTGAAGGCAATTTCTCGGCCTTGTCGTCTCCCTTGGTACCCCATGTGATGTCGTGGGTGTTGCAGAAGGCGTAGATATTGAGCACGTTGATGTACGTTGGCGTAAGCAGCATGTATTGGATAAACTGGTACAGGTTAGCTTCGCATATAGCCAATGTTCGGAGGAGACTTACGGAGGTGAACATGTGCCAGGGGTCGAGGAAGATAAGTGAAGCCAAAAGCCACATAACATAAGTCGACCCCAAGGAGACAAAGATCGAGAAGAATTGGCTGTTGCTGAACAATTGTCCAACGCTAAACGAGTTATCGGCGACTTCCTTCTGAATAGATTTGACAGTCACAAAGATTGCTGCAAAGGTCAGGTAGATCATGATGCCAATCCAGAAGTAGACCATGGTCATGTAGAACTTGTTTGAACCGCCAGGGCGGTTGCCGAGGGACAGAACGAAGCAGGTCACCAGGGTGGCAAGATAGAGCCACTCGAAGACCACACCAAGGACTTTACCCGTAGTCCCCAGAAGTTCGGCGTCACCAAGGTAGGTGGTGAGAATGTGaaagaccaagaagaagttgccctGCGATTCACATTAGCATTTGTCCATTCCggcgaggagaagacagCACATACAATATTGAACCACGCAAAGATCATGTTGATAGTCTGGTAGATGAACTCAACCAACAACATGAACTTGCGCATGAAGCTGTGGTCGCTCCGCCAGATCTGGTAGAAATGGGCGATCGCATAAACGGCAGCAAAGAAACTTCCGTTCAGCCATCTGCGCCGCTGTAGAATGAATTCCGCCATTCGGTCAGGCACATCGGTCTCTCCAGTTGATGACTTTACATATTGCAGGAGCCAACGGCAATTGCGTTTGGTCACAATCTCGAAACACAGAATTCGATCCTCGGCCAGGTACATGTTGGCTGTGAAGATACCCGCATTGGCGCCATGCATCTTTTCACCCAGGAAGTAGCGCTCCAGTGGACCTTGGCCGTTCTTGTCGTTCTGTAACGCGACGTATCTGTACGCAGAAAAAGCACCAGGCAAGACGGAAATGAAACCAAAAGCTGATTCCAGCGGCTTATCTAGGATGTTGCTGAGCTTGTATTCGAAGTTTTGCCCGGCCACTAACGGGTTGAGCAATTTCTTGCCATGCGACAGCATGACTTT of Aspergillus fumigatus Af293 chromosome 2, whole genome shotgun sequence contains these proteins:
- a CDS encoding phytanoyl-CoA dioxygenase family protein; amino-acid sequence: MEGLTPSQLAFFRENGYLVIPGFLSPEDITSLLTETNKFLDDFPLESHPLTKFTTGDDETDENNTHVGDDYFLTSGDKIRFFFEPEAFSSTPDPATGKPTLLKPKQQAINKIGHALHSLSSPFEKVSLSARNAAIAKSLGFVDPRVLQSMVICKQPGIGGAVPPHRDSEFLYTRPPSAVGWWFALQDAGPGNATLGMWKGSHRQGIKRRFVRKVGENGKVLGTEFVENDGPKMPRGAEGDGQDPDQGPDVKDENFEILDIKAGSLVLIHGNVLHMSEKNTSPRSRFAYTFHVIEGADGWDYDERNWLQPPEGGEFSKLYR
- the chsA gene encoding uncharacterized protein, whose translation is MSYNRLDHYGEDGDRSPTMNPQHLADRTPSPGRPLNTYQLSDNPYVHDHLQMPSSDRLAEQPTYSVERIPNSYGHNEAYEQRHHEQYPAYDYAVNPEAHHDAYYTQPYEPTVTPQDDYDLGQYHEQHQPYQDDQVPILQPENPFGPDPYSEEYHDDPAAVPTPSPAPIRRWKTVKEVQLFHGNLVLDCPIAPKLLSQVPHAEPPGRDEFTHMRYSAATCDPADFYEERFTLRQKLFAKPRHTELFIVITMYNEDDFLFARTLIGVFKNIEYMCNRTQSKTWGKDAWKKIVVCVISDGRAKINPRTRAVLAGLGVYQDGIAKQQVNGKDVTAHIYEYTTQVGLELKGTQVHIKGRSACPVQMIFCLKEKNQKKINSHRWFFQAFGRVLDPNICVLLDAGTKPGRDSIYQLWKAFDVEPMCGGACGEIKVMLSHGKKLLNPLVAGQNFEYKLSNILDKPLESAFGFISVLPGAFSAYRYVALQNDKNGQGPLERYFLGEKMHGANAGIFTANMYLAEDRILCFEIVTKRNCRWLLQYVKSSTGETDVPDRMAEFILQRRRWLNGSFFAAVYAIAHFYQIWRSDHSFMRKFMLLVEFIYQTINMIFAWFNIGNFFLVFHILTTYLGDAELLGTTGKVLGVVFEWLYLATLVTCFVLSLGNRPGGSNKFYMTMVYFWIGIMIYLTFAAIFVTVKSIQKEVADNSFSVGQLFSNSQFFSIFVSLGSTYVMWLLASLIFLDPWHMFTSFIQYMLLTPTYINVLNIYAFCNTHDITWGTKGDDKAEKLPSANMKPGGKVDVDIPQDDGDLNAQYEAELAKFAQKPPKETKVISEEERQADYYKGFRSAVVLAWVFCNFALGAVVLSAAGLDRFNSDKNATDDDRATIYMAVVLWSVAGLSIFKFIGAMWFLVVRMFRGV